From the Candidatus Bathyarchaeota archaeon genome, one window contains:
- the lysS gene encoding lysine--tRNA ligase, translated as MSEEIIGHGTWYDMMAKKVVDRERELGRSLDLIRTEMGLGASGFPHIGSLGDASRSYSVTLALQEMGYNSELVAFCDDKDGLRKVPAGLPKSLSKYLGFPVSSIPDPFGCHESFGKHMSSLLLESLDKCGIEYRYYSAKEAYEKGLLLNEIRTILSNAEKVGEIVKEEVGQERYTAVLPFFPICSNCGRIYTTKAHTYEPKTDKVLYKCEGLEIRGKLLEGCGHEGEADITKGEGKLTWKGEFAARWSALDIRFEAFGKDIADSVRINDRISKEVLKFEPPSHARYEMFLDKGGKKISKSAGNVFTPQIWFRYGSPQSLLLLMLKRFVGARTLAVSDIPSYMNELDVLEDAYFGNKPVKDEKELLKLKGLYEYCWVMNPPKAASIHVPYNLLAFLAKMAPKENPEEYILQTLQSYRYLQKNQQLTDDLKQRIQYAFNWAHDFDEITENPITLEANEKAALQSLMQILQTETDPDKIQNAIFNTAKTNDIKPRNFFKTLYTILLGSPQGPRLGPYVLAMGTQNVIDAIQRALNKNA; from the coding sequence ATGAGCGAAGAAATCATTGGTCACGGCACATGGTATGATATGATGGCGAAGAAGGTTGTTGATAGGGAGCGTGAGCTGGGCAGAAGTTTGGATTTGATTCGAACAGAGATGGGTCTTGGAGCTTCAGGTTTTCCGCATATTGGCAGTTTGGGTGATGCTTCACGCTCGTACTCCGTGACACTTGCACTTCAGGAGATGGGCTACAACTCCGAGCTAGTAGCATTTTGCGACGACAAAGACGGCCTACGCAAAGTCCCCGCAGGCTTACCAAAATCCCTCTCCAAATACTTGGGGTTCCCCGTTTCAAGCATACCTGACCCGTTTGGCTGCCACGAAAGCTTTGGCAAACACATGAGTTCCCTGTTACTTGAATCCCTAGATAAATGCGGCATAGAGTACCGTTACTACTCAGCAAAAGAAGCCTATGAAAAAGGCTTGTTGCTAAATGAAATCCGAACCATACTTAGCAACGCTGAGAAAGTTGGCGAAATCGTAAAAGAAGAGGTCGGGCAAGAACGCTACACCGCAGTACTGCCCTTTTTCCCGATTTGCAGCAACTGTGGGCGTATCTACACCACTAAAGCTCACACGTATGAGCCCAAAACCGACAAGGTTCTCTACAAATGTGAAGGCTTGGAAATTCGCGGCAAGCTCTTGGAAGGCTGTGGGCATGAAGGCGAAGCTGACATAACCAAGGGAGAAGGCAAACTGACTTGGAAGGGAGAGTTCGCCGCGCGGTGGAGCGCTTTGGACATACGCTTTGAAGCGTTTGGCAAAGACATCGCCGACTCCGTGCGAATCAACGACCGCATATCCAAAGAAGTACTAAAGTTTGAGCCGCCCAGCCACGCCCGATACGAAATGTTCTTGGATAAAGGCGGCAAAAAAATTTCCAAATCCGCAGGCAATGTTTTCACGCCGCAGATCTGGTTCCGCTACGGCTCTCCCCAATCGCTACTGCTGCTTATGCTAAAACGGTTCGTAGGTGCGCGTACACTTGCGGTTTCTGATATTCCCTCGTATATGAACGAGCTTGACGTGCTTGAAGATGCCTATTTTGGCAACAAACCTGTCAAAGACGAAAAAGAGCTTCTTAAACTCAAAGGGCTCTACGAGTACTGCTGGGTCATGAATCCCCCCAAAGCCGCCAGCATACACGTACCCTACAACCTACTCGCGTTTTTGGCAAAGATGGCGCCCAAAGAAAACCCTGAAGAGTACATACTGCAGACGCTGCAAAGTTATCGTTACCTCCAAAAAAACCAGCAACTCACCGACGACCTCAAACAACGCATACAATACGCCTTTAACTGGGCACACGACTTTGACGAAATCACCGAGAACCCCATAACCCTTGAAGCTAACGAGAAAGCTGCACTGCAAAGCCTAATGCAAATCCTGCAAACCGAAACCGACCCCGACAAAATCCAAAACGCCATATTCAACACCGCCAAAACCAACGACATCAAACCACGAAACTTTTTCAAAACCCTCTACACCATACTCTTAGGCTCCCCCCAAGGACCCCGACTTGGACCCTACGTCTTAGCAATGGGAACCCAAAACGTCATAGACGCCATCCAACGTGCCCTAAACAAAAACGCCTAA
- a CDS encoding glycosyltransferase family 4 protein, which translates to MSHPLTVMMLSWEFPPRIVGGISPHVYYLSKSLVQNGVNVHVVTCDFPDAPSYEVVDGVHVHRIDSYKNPSPDFATWVYLMNLNMQKEAASIAAKLETPVDVFHAHDWLVANAGIGLKHIFRKPLLVTMHSTEIGRRDGLNTNTEKMIHETEAWLTYEAWRVVCCSDYMVQHVKWAFGLPNDKMVMVPNGVSPHVYNKLEKQDLSSFRRKYALPDEKIVLYVGRLVYEKGVHLLINAVPKVLEQADAKFIVAGTGYMRDQLSDIVRSMGLEHKVFFAGFVDEETLLKLQKIADVSVVPSMFEPFGIVALEAMAAKSPVVVSDTGGLSEIVRHDKTGVKVYPNNADSLAWGITKLLQDDNYREKIKTAAYKEILEKYDWNKIAQQTRQQYLSVIGEYSKSFWA; encoded by the coding sequence GTGAGCCATCCCCTAACTGTTATGATGCTTAGCTGGGAGTTCCCGCCCAGAATCGTAGGCGGCATATCCCCCCACGTGTACTACCTCTCAAAGAGCCTAGTCCAGAACGGCGTTAACGTTCACGTGGTCACCTGCGACTTCCCTGATGCTCCCTCGTATGAGGTTGTTGATGGCGTGCATGTTCACCGTATTGACAGCTACAAAAACCCGTCTCCTGACTTTGCCACTTGGGTTTATTTGATGAACCTAAACATGCAAAAGGAAGCTGCCTCCATAGCCGCCAAGCTAGAGACGCCTGTTGATGTGTTTCATGCGCATGACTGGCTAGTTGCAAACGCGGGCATCGGCTTAAAGCACATCTTCCGCAAGCCCCTTTTGGTGACTATGCATTCTACTGAGATTGGACGACGCGACGGCTTAAACACCAACACAGAGAAGATGATTCACGAAACCGAAGCGTGGCTCACCTACGAAGCCTGGCGCGTGGTCTGCTGCAGCGACTACATGGTCCAACACGTAAAATGGGCATTTGGCTTACCCAACGACAAAATGGTCATGGTCCCAAACGGCGTAAGCCCCCACGTCTACAACAAACTAGAAAAACAAGACCTAAGCAGTTTTCGCAGAAAATATGCTTTGCCCGACGAGAAGATTGTGCTTTACGTGGGGCGTTTGGTGTATGAGAAGGGCGTGCATTTGCTCATAAACGCGGTGCCCAAAGTTCTTGAACAAGCGGACGCCAAATTTATCGTAGCGGGGACGGGTTATATGCGTGACCAACTTAGCGATATCGTGCGCAGTATGGGTTTAGAGCATAAAGTGTTCTTTGCGGGGTTTGTGGATGAAGAAACTCTGCTTAAGCTGCAGAAAATCGCAGATGTTTCTGTGGTTCCTTCCATGTTTGAACCCTTTGGCATCGTAGCTTTGGAAGCTATGGCAGCTAAAAGCCCCGTGGTGGTCTCAGATACAGGCGGCTTATCAGAGATTGTGCGGCATGACAAAACAGGCGTAAAAGTCTACCCCAACAACGCCGACTCACTAGCATGGGGTATAACCAAACTACTCCAAGACGACAACTACCGCGAAAAAATCAAAACAGCTGCCTACAAAGAAATCCTCGAAAAATATGACTGGAACAAAATTGCCCAGCAAACCCGCCAGCAATACCTCT
- a CDS encoding SPFH domain-containing protein: protein MPQIVEWQNPGAEDIVWRYPDTELTWGAQLVVREYEMAVFFRDGKAYDVFTAGRHTLTTLNLPLLTTVLSALAGFGGKKPFKAQVIFISTKVFAGKWGTRAQTTELAPLQVFGQFWFKAEDPTLFVNEVIGGQKAYTTDAVNTFLRGFLNEKIIDELSHYDLITVFTRLDETSVIVKNSLIDYFKRLGIELTDLRFEGIDTTPEYRERLFWLKTGKTAPEEVLRMETLKSAAESLGKSGGGGGAALGTGMVLIPQIMTPTGTQSAPVAALVICPKCNSKVPATSKFCPECGNPLTPPTAEATKCSKCGKSIPANSKFCPECGNPT, encoded by the coding sequence ATGCCCCAGATTGTTGAATGGCAAAACCCAGGCGCAGAAGATATCGTTTGGCGCTACCCCGACACTGAACTCACTTGGGGCGCCCAGCTAGTCGTGCGCGAATACGAAATGGCGGTGTTCTTTAGAGACGGCAAAGCCTACGACGTATTCACTGCAGGACGCCACACCCTAACTACCCTAAACCTGCCCCTGCTCACAACAGTGCTTTCGGCGTTAGCGGGTTTTGGCGGCAAAAAACCCTTCAAAGCCCAAGTTATATTCATCAGCACCAAAGTCTTCGCAGGCAAATGGGGCACCCGCGCCCAAACCACGGAGCTTGCGCCCCTGCAAGTCTTTGGACAATTCTGGTTCAAAGCCGAAGACCCAACCCTATTTGTAAACGAAGTTATAGGCGGACAAAAAGCCTACACCACCGACGCCGTCAACACCTTCCTGCGCGGCTTTCTCAACGAGAAAATCATTGACGAACTTAGCCACTACGACCTCATAACCGTCTTTACACGGCTGGATGAAACCTCAGTTATCGTAAAGAACTCGCTAATTGACTACTTCAAACGTTTAGGCATCGAACTTACTGACCTGCGTTTTGAAGGCATAGACACCACCCCCGAGTACCGCGAACGCCTCTTCTGGCTCAAAACAGGAAAAACCGCCCCCGAAGAAGTCCTACGCATGGAAACCCTCAAAAGCGCAGCAGAATCGCTGGGCAAATCTGGCGGCGGAGGCGGCGCAGCTCTAGGCACAGGCATGGTACTCATCCCCCAAATCATGACTCCCACAGGCACCCAATCCGCGCCCGTAGCAGCACTGGTTATCTGTCCCAAATGCAACTCCAAAGTCCCCGCAACCAGCAAATTCTGTCCAGAATGCGGCAACCCCCTAACCCCACCCACCGCCGAAGCCACCAAATGCAGCAAATGCGGAAAATCCATCCCAGCCAACAGCAAATTCTGCCCTGAATGCGGCAACCCAACCTAA
- a CDS encoding glycosyltransferase translates to MRVVLLCWEYPPRIVGKLSEYVSELATQLVNRGVETFVVTYHDSYTGTIQEPNGAQTTRVSNPVLTHVSLLTWVLTLNPEVERAIANIYYQTKKQLDLLDVHDWHFIPAAVAIKNALGVPFVYSVDSLEDHRSPNADAPLNMAIKGIEWLGFYEADKITAKSEWMKNEIIRLYKVPQEKIQVTPTSPQEQWVNSIQTVYNNAVAESGGKNL, encoded by the coding sequence ATGCGCGTTGTACTTCTTTGTTGGGAATATCCGCCCCGAATTGTGGGTAAACTATCCGAGTATGTTAGTGAGCTTGCTACGCAGCTTGTGAACCGCGGCGTAGAAACCTTCGTAGTTACCTACCATGACTCTTACACGGGAACCATCCAAGAACCTAACGGCGCCCAAACCACTCGCGTCTCAAACCCTGTCTTAACCCATGTAAGCTTGCTAACTTGGGTTCTAACCTTAAACCCTGAAGTTGAACGTGCAATAGCAAACATTTACTACCAAACCAAAAAACAGCTTGACCTGCTCGACGTGCACGACTGGCACTTCATACCCGCCGCCGTAGCCATCAAAAACGCCCTAGGCGTGCCCTTTGTCTACTCGGTGGATAGCCTTGAAGACCACCGCTCCCCCAACGCCGATGCCCCGCTCAACATGGCAATCAAAGGCATCGAATGGCTGGGCTTTTATGAAGCCGACAAAATCACTGCCAAATCCGAGTGGATGAAAAACGAAATCATCCGCCTCTACAAAGTGCCCCAAGAAAAAATCCAAGTCACCCCCACCAGCCCGCAAGAGCAATGGGTGAACAGCATCCAAACCGTCTACAACAACGCCGTCGCGGAGTCAGGAGGCAAAAACCTGTGA
- a CDS encoding PQQ-like beta-propeller repeat protein, whose translation MFNAEKKPKKTVVPTLVLILLLTSSAFAVMMPTSTAHDPPWTIKTYAYMSASPNPIGVNQPALLVMWVNDYPITANGQYGDRWQNMEVTVTKPDGTTETLGPFTSDPVGAAYTTYTPNQVGEYTFVFSWPGKLITGEPIPPPEIGERNPEYIGDTYLGATSDPVTLTVQEEQIQPYEETPIPDGYWERPISALNRAWGSIAGHWLQGADNPGDFNRYSLGPESSHIMWTLPYWEGGIMGGQLGDLSYYTGQSYETFGNGLIILNGKLYYNVRAPPRMGWWCVDLRTGEQLYFHNTTGAVTYDYPPYGFDYSGRLPEGELLYGQVLNYDSPNQHGGFPYLWGTAGPYTNELMLFDGFTGNYICRIANVSTAGTMATGKDGSLLWYNIVRSDGDTRLTIWNTTQAIWYEDEFESNYYWMWRPDLNATYDGNDGYSLDVSIPDVAGSIYKIIPDEIMIGGVSGNNDDNGVTQGHIWAISLAPGHVGSLLWNVSFTPPKNSLTYGGGLFGYGKVSGPTVSYEDGIFVFKESIRRVYWGYDLETGQQLWETESKPAWDFYGMSESIAYGKLLSYGYAGFLTCYDMQTGTKLWDYTSGTTGFETFYENDPLQLGAIADGKIYLFTSEHSPTMPLSRGKYMRCIDIDSGTELWKIEHWGTDPAIADGYLVDLNLYDNQYYCYGKGPSETTVTTSPKVVANGGAVLIEGTVTDQCEGAMGTPAIADEYMNDWMEYIYQQRPIPADAKGVSVVLTAMSDDGSSYSIGTVQSDMSGMFSAMWQPPAEGKYTIVATFEGSASYAASYAETAVGVCSAAVAEVSPEVTPGTAADLPMEILAAVAVLIIAAIAIVIVVVRKKK comes from the coding sequence ATGTTTAATGCTGAAAAGAAACCCAAAAAAACAGTAGTTCCTACGCTTGTATTGATTCTGCTGCTAACTTCATCCGCTTTTGCTGTTATGATGCCAACATCGACCGCACACGACCCACCATGGACCATAAAAACATACGCGTACATGAGCGCTTCACCCAACCCCATCGGCGTCAATCAACCAGCATTGCTCGTCATGTGGGTTAACGACTACCCGATTACTGCAAACGGACAATACGGTGACCGCTGGCAAAACATGGAAGTAACAGTAACAAAACCCGACGGAACCACAGAAACCCTTGGACCATTCACATCTGACCCCGTAGGAGCCGCATACACAACCTACACTCCTAACCAGGTAGGCGAATATACTTTCGTCTTTAGCTGGCCAGGCAAACTCATCACTGGCGAACCTATTCCCCCTCCTGAAATCGGCGAACGTAACCCCGAATACATTGGCGACACCTATCTGGGTGCAACCAGTGACCCCGTTACTTTGACGGTTCAGGAAGAGCAGATTCAGCCATATGAGGAAACTCCAATTCCTGATGGCTACTGGGAACGCCCCATAAGCGCCCTAAACAGAGCTTGGGGATCAATTGCTGGCCACTGGCTACAAGGAGCAGACAACCCTGGAGACTTCAACAGATACAGCTTAGGTCCTGAAAGCAGCCACATCATGTGGACCTTACCCTACTGGGAAGGCGGCATCATGGGCGGCCAACTAGGCGACCTTAGCTACTACACTGGACAATCCTACGAAACCTTCGGAAACGGCTTGATAATTCTTAACGGAAAACTGTACTACAACGTCCGCGCGCCCCCACGAATGGGTTGGTGGTGTGTTGATTTGCGTACAGGCGAACAGTTGTACTTCCACAACACTACAGGCGCAGTGACATACGATTATCCGCCTTATGGCTTTGACTATTCAGGCAGACTCCCTGAAGGGGAACTCTTGTATGGTCAAGTACTCAACTATGACTCGCCTAACCAGCACGGCGGCTTCCCGTATCTATGGGGCACTGCAGGACCATACACCAACGAGCTAATGCTCTTTGACGGCTTCACTGGCAACTACATATGCCGCATCGCAAACGTTTCAACCGCGGGCACCATGGCAACAGGCAAAGACGGCAGTCTTCTATGGTACAACATCGTACGCTCTGACGGAGACACCCGCTTGACCATCTGGAACACAACCCAAGCCATCTGGTACGAAGACGAATTCGAAAGCAACTATTACTGGATGTGGCGACCCGACCTCAACGCGACCTACGATGGTAACGACGGCTACTCTTTAGACGTTTCAATACCTGATGTTGCTGGAAGCATCTACAAGATTATCCCTGACGAAATCATGATCGGTGGTGTTTCAGGAAACAACGATGACAACGGTGTCACCCAAGGTCACATCTGGGCTATAAGCTTAGCACCTGGACACGTAGGCAGCTTGCTTTGGAACGTTAGCTTCACCCCGCCAAAGAACTCCCTAACATACGGTGGAGGTCTCTTCGGCTACGGCAAAGTCAGCGGACCAACAGTCAGCTATGAAGACGGCATCTTTGTCTTCAAAGAAAGCATCCGCCGCGTTTACTGGGGATATGACCTAGAGACAGGTCAGCAGCTTTGGGAAACCGAGTCAAAACCCGCATGGGACTTCTACGGCATGAGCGAATCCATCGCGTATGGTAAACTGCTCTCCTACGGCTACGCTGGCTTCTTGACATGCTATGACATGCAAACTGGAACAAAACTTTGGGATTACACTAGCGGAACCACAGGCTTTGAAACCTTCTACGAAAACGACCCCTTGCAGTTAGGTGCTATTGCTGACGGAAAGATCTACCTCTTCACCTCTGAGCACTCTCCAACCATGCCGCTTTCACGAGGCAAATACATGCGTTGCATCGACATTGACTCAGGCACAGAACTCTGGAAGATTGAACACTGGGGCACTGACCCAGCAATCGCAGACGGCTACCTAGTAGACCTAAACCTCTATGACAACCAGTACTACTGCTACGGCAAAGGTCCAAGCGAAACCACCGTCACAACTTCACCCAAAGTCGTAGCCAATGGCGGAGCTGTCCTAATTGAAGGCACCGTAACCGATCAATGTGAAGGCGCCATGGGTACCCCCGCAATTGCCGACGAATACATGAACGACTGGATGGAGTACATCTACCAGCAACGACCAATTCCTGCTGACGCCAAAGGAGTCTCCGTAGTCTTAACCGCTATGAGTGACGACGGCAGCAGCTACAGCATCGGCACAGTACAAAGCGACATGAGCGGAATGTTTAGCGCCATGTGGCAGCCACCAGCGGAAGGCAAATACACCATCGTCGCAACCTTCGAAGGCTCAGCATCCTACGCAGCATCCTACGCAGAAACCGCCGTAGGCGTATGCTCAGCAGCAGTAGCTGAAGTATCCCCCGAAGTCACCCCAGGCACCGCCGCAGACTTGCCAATGGAAATCCTCGCCGCAGTCGCAGTACTCATCATCGCAGCCATAGCCATAGTCATAGTCGTAGTCCGCAAGAAAAAATAA
- the gap gene encoding type I glyceraldehyde-3-phosphate dehydrogenase: MAIKVGINGFGRIGRLLYRAALERNANIDFVAINDLADAKTNAHLLKYDSVHGRFPGTVEVQGNDLVVNGKVLKAISERDPAALPWKDLGVHLAVESTGFFTKRADAAKHLQAGAKKVLISAPSPDPDVTVVLGVNHDTYDPEKHEILSNASCTTNCLAPISKVLADSFGLEKAFMTTTHSYTNDQKVQDVVHKDMRRARAAAVNIIPTSTGAAKAIGVVLPSCSGKMNGYSLRVPTPDVSIVDLTAVLSKDVTKEEINAAMKEAAEGSLKGILQYTEDPIVSTDVLHSTYSSVFDAQLTMVMGEKSNFVKVFSWYDNEWGFSNRMVEFIEMVGKKAGL; encoded by the coding sequence ATGGCGATAAAAGTTGGAATTAACGGTTTTGGAAGAATCGGTAGGCTTTTGTATAGAGCCGCTTTGGAACGCAATGCAAACATTGATTTTGTTGCTATCAACGACTTGGCAGACGCCAAAACTAATGCGCATCTTCTCAAGTATGACTCTGTCCACGGCAGGTTCCCTGGCACAGTTGAAGTCCAAGGCAACGACCTAGTTGTCAACGGTAAAGTTCTAAAAGCCATAAGTGAACGCGACCCCGCAGCATTGCCCTGGAAAGATCTGGGCGTACATCTTGCTGTTGAGTCCACTGGCTTTTTCACTAAACGTGCAGATGCAGCCAAACACCTCCAAGCAGGAGCCAAAAAAGTCCTCATCTCCGCACCCAGCCCCGACCCCGACGTAACAGTTGTCTTAGGCGTCAACCACGACACATATGACCCTGAAAAACACGAAATCCTAAGCAACGCCAGCTGCACAACCAACTGCTTAGCTCCAATTAGCAAGGTTTTGGCTGACAGCTTTGGCTTGGAAAAAGCCTTCATGACAACTACTCACAGCTACACTAACGACCAAAAAGTCCAAGACGTCGTCCACAAAGACATGCGCCGCGCACGCGCAGCAGCGGTGAACATTATCCCAACCAGTACAGGCGCAGCCAAAGCAATTGGCGTAGTTTTGCCCAGCTGCAGCGGCAAGATGAACGGTTACTCCCTTAGGGTTCCAACCCCCGATGTATCCATCGTTGACTTGACTGCTGTTCTGAGCAAAGACGTAACAAAAGAAGAAATCAACGCCGCCATGAAAGAAGCCGCTGAAGGTTCACTCAAAGGAATCTTGCAGTACACTGAAGACCCAATCGTTAGCACAGACGTTCTGCACAGCACCTACAGCTCAGTCTTCGATGCACAATTGACCATGGTCATGGGTGAAAAGAGCAACTTCGTCAAAGTATTCTCATGGTACGACAACGAATGGGGCTTTAGCAACCGCATGGTCGAATTCATCGAAATGGTCGGCAAAAAAGCCGGATTATAA
- a CDS encoding phosphoglycerate kinase: MANYKTLDDFDVKDKVVLVRVDFNSEIDPKTKDVTSDVRIRAHGESTIKELADKGAKTVILAHQGRKGDPDYTPLQQHAQVLSKILDRPVKYVDDLYGEKAQAAIKTLKSGEILVLENARSFDGETKKGTPQEHSKTPVVQNLAPLADLFVNDAFAAAHRGHVSMVGFTAVLPSAAGRIMERELKSLSRALEKPEKPCVYVMGGAKADDSLEISRYVLSNNIADYVLVGGVTSQLFLAAKGVVLGPKTMAFLEKKDLVQFIPGIKDLLAAYPKSVILPVDVALDMDGKRKEINVSDLPTEHSIFDIGSKTVAEFEKIISQAKSIVVSGPMGVYESEEFNYGTKKVMQAIANSPGFSLAGGGNTIASINEYGLSNKIGYISTAGGALIEFLMGKKLPGVVALENAVAEKKI; the protein is encoded by the coding sequence ATGGCTAATTACAAGACTTTAGACGATTTTGACGTGAAAGACAAAGTAGTTCTGGTTCGCGTAGATTTTAACAGTGAAATTGACCCAAAAACCAAAGACGTAACTAGTGATGTGCGTATTCGTGCTCACGGAGAATCCACCATAAAAGAGCTTGCAGATAAAGGCGCTAAAACTGTAATCCTTGCACATCAAGGCAGAAAAGGTGACCCCGACTACACACCCCTACAGCAGCACGCGCAGGTTCTAAGCAAAATCCTAGACCGCCCCGTGAAATATGTTGATGACCTTTACGGCGAAAAAGCCCAAGCCGCCATAAAAACCCTCAAAAGCGGCGAAATCCTCGTGTTGGAGAACGCGCGCAGTTTTGATGGCGAAACCAAAAAAGGCACCCCCCAAGAGCACTCAAAAACCCCCGTAGTGCAAAACCTTGCGCCCCTTGCTGACCTGTTTGTGAACGATGCGTTTGCAGCCGCCCACCGCGGACACGTAAGCATGGTCGGATTCACCGCTGTACTGCCCAGCGCCGCAGGCAGAATCATGGAACGCGAACTAAAATCCCTCTCACGCGCCCTAGAAAAGCCTGAGAAACCCTGCGTTTACGTTATGGGCGGAGCTAAAGCGGATGATTCTTTGGAGATTAGCCGCTATGTTTTGAGCAACAACATTGCTGATTATGTGCTTGTTGGCGGTGTTACCTCGCAGCTGTTTTTGGCAGCAAAAGGCGTTGTGCTAGGACCAAAAACTATGGCGTTCTTAGAGAAAAAGGACCTCGTTCAGTTCATCCCTGGCATCAAAGACCTGCTCGCAGCCTATCCCAAATCCGTAATCCTGCCCGTAGACGTCGCCCTAGACATGGACGGCAAACGCAAAGAAATCAACGTCTCAGACCTCCCCACAGAACACAGCATCTTTGACATCGGATCCAAAACCGTAGCAGAATTCGAAAAAATCATCAGCCAAGCCAAATCCATAGTCGTCTCAGGACCCATGGGCGTATACGAAAGCGAAGAATTCAACTACGGCACCAAAAAAGTCATGCAAGCCATCGCAAACAGCCCCGGATTTAGCCTCGCAGGCGGCGGCAACACCATAGCCTCCATCAACGAATACGGCCTAAGCAACAAAATCGGCTACATCAGCACCGCAGGCGGAGCCCTCATCGAATTTTTGATGGGCAAAAAACTTCCTGGCGTCGTTGCACTAGAAAACGCAGTTGCAGAAAAGAAAATCTAA
- a CDS encoding glycoside hydrolase family 57 protein: MTDVVFVFEVHQPHRLRKNLFWENKLFRRLGKEGFFDYYFDREIDREIFGRAAAKCYFPSNQILLDLIDAHKKERRPVKVAFSLSGTFLEQCEMYSPDLLETFRQLAQTGCVEFLDQTYYHSIASLYPEKDEFIAQVQMHKQTIQTTIGYTPQVFENTELLYNNTIAKTIEDLGYKGIYTEGIEKILKGKSPNHPYTPHGTKNLRLLLRNYKLTDDVGFRFSARWWSEWPLTADKYARWLAQEQGDCVSIFPDYETFGEHHWPETGIHRFLKHLPEEILKWGNLKMATPSEVIAEYPSQGEVDVPESGGTVSWADLERDSSGWLGNAMQWAYCTNLQRLKPLVHEAADPEVLRLWRCFQTSDHLYYMFAAGGAPGEVHSYFSPFESPVNAFVAAQTSLLDFENRLRALTVAANEPFLFCTAPDKEHFTGTMTWTLKGFQAALQTVPVKCVEFHNSRGDFESWAKHSLRDSYLEKQLEAIRNTKTQGETLRKQLATVAQKRYLQLSRQVQAATGLF; encoded by the coding sequence GTGACGGATGTTGTGTTTGTTTTTGAGGTGCATCAGCCGCATCGGTTGCGTAAGAACTTGTTTTGGGAAAACAAGCTGTTTAGGCGCCTTGGCAAAGAAGGGTTTTTTGATTACTATTTTGACCGCGAAATTGACCGCGAAATTTTTGGGCGCGCGGCGGCGAAGTGTTATTTTCCGTCGAATCAGATTTTGCTTGACCTCATAGATGCACACAAAAAAGAGCGGCGTCCTGTTAAGGTGGCGTTTAGTTTGTCGGGCACGTTTTTGGAGCAGTGCGAAATGTACAGCCCTGATTTGCTAGAAACGTTTAGGCAACTCGCGCAAACGGGCTGCGTAGAATTCCTCGACCAAACCTACTACCACTCCATAGCCAGTTTATACCCCGAAAAAGACGAGTTCATAGCTCAAGTGCAAATGCACAAGCAAACCATCCAAACCACCATAGGCTATACGCCCCAAGTCTTTGAAAACACGGAGCTTCTCTACAACAACACCATAGCCAAAACCATCGAAGACCTCGGCTACAAAGGCATCTACACCGAAGGCATAGAAAAAATCCTTAAAGGCAAATCCCCCAACCACCCCTACACGCCGCATGGCACCAAAAACTTGCGGTTGCTCCTGCGAAACTACAAACTCACCGACGACGTAGGCTTCCGCTTCAGTGCTCGTTGGTGGAGTGAATGGCCCCTTACTGCTGACAAGTACGCTCGGTGGTTAGCTCAAGAGCAGGGCGACTGCGTTAGCATATTTCCTGATTATGAGACTTTTGGGGAGCATCACTGGCCTGAAACTGGGATTCACCGCTTCCTAAAACACCTGCCCGAGGAGATTCTTAAATGGGGCAACCTTAAGATGGCAACGCCCAGCGAAGTCATAGCCGAGTATCCGTCACAAGGTGAGGTGGATGTTCCTGAATCGGGTGGTACGGTTTCGTGGGCTGATTTAGAGCGTGACAGCAGCGGCTGGCTAGGTAACGCGATGCAATGGGCATACTGCACCAACCTGCAACGCCTCAAACCCTTAGTTCATGAAGCTGCTGACCCCGAGGTTCTTAGACTTTGGCGATGCTTCCAAACCAGCGACCACCTCTACTACATGTTCGCAGCAGGCGGAGCCCCCGGAGAAGTGCACAGTTACTTTAGCCCGTTTGAGTCTCCTGTAAACGCGTTTGTAGCTGCTCAGACGTCGCTGTTGGATTTCGAAAACCGCCTACGCGCCCTAACCGTAGCCGCAAATGAGCCTTTCCTGTTTTGCACTGCCCCCGACAAAGAACACTTCACAGGCACCATGACCTGGACTCTTAAGGGTTTTCAGGCGGCACTACAAACCGTACCAGTCAAATGCGTAGAGTTCCACAACAGCCGCGGCGACTTTGAAAGCTGGGCAAAGCATTCCCTGCGCGACTCCTACTTGGAAAAGCAGCTTGAAGCGATTCGAAACACAAAAACCCAAGGGGAAACCCTGCGCAAACAACTCGCCACAGTTGCCCAGAAACGTTACCTTCAACTTTCCCGTCAGGTTCAAGCAGCAACAGGTCTGTTCTAG